Proteins from one Natrinema salinisoli genomic window:
- a CDS encoding HIT family protein: MDDDCEFCQIAAGDRSAHVLHEDERTVAFLDENPAVTGHSLVVPRTHEDDVVMIDESTSAAVFETVRTVARALETTLEPTGFSVFHTSGPLVGTVDHAHVHLLPRFEDDDVTLSLSRDRLDPDEAADLRDQVRAHL; the protein is encoded by the coding sequence ATGGACGACGACTGCGAGTTCTGCCAGATTGCGGCCGGCGATCGATCGGCACACGTGCTCCACGAAGACGAGCGAACGGTCGCGTTTCTCGACGAAAACCCGGCCGTAACGGGCCACAGCCTCGTCGTTCCCCGGACTCACGAGGACGATGTCGTGATGATCGACGAGTCGACGTCGGCGGCCGTCTTCGAGACGGTTCGAACCGTCGCGCGCGCACTGGAGACGACGCTCGAACCGACCGGGTTCAGCGTCTTTCACACGAGCGGGCCGCTGGTCGGGACCGTCGACCACGCACATGTCCACCTCCTGCCCCGTTTCGAGGACGACGACGTGACGCTATCGCTGTCGCGCGATCGGCTCGACCCCGACGAAGCAGCAGACCTTCGGGATCAGGTTCGAGCACACCTCTAA
- a CDS encoding glycosyltransferase family 4 protein has protein sequence MHVAFVSFETAHHRDTETNRRFRTVLELLAERGHDVHCYCAGFWAGEESTFERDGITYHAVSTGPEARSSFLFRLPFVLAASNPDVIHVSAEPPSQVTAAKWGATLSRSPLVLEWYGDGGVLNTRGSRFATGRPDRIVTPSELVGTWVRELGANGDIVETIPNPIDCERIRDVEPGDEVDVIYSRRLDGGANLESLLLALAEHRGRDWEAKIVGDGPEREAYEELASDLRIADRVTFAGDLDLEERIAAYRGAHVFAQTADHCVFPTEMLWAIAAGCVGIVEYHANSSAHELVEGWDRGFRTTSEDELAAAILEAGDLEHRTYDEAFEEYDRSAVGEQYLELYRTLQDEHGVL, from the coding sequence ATGCACGTTGCGTTCGTCTCGTTCGAAACGGCTCATCACCGCGATACCGAGACGAACCGGCGGTTTCGGACCGTCCTCGAGCTACTCGCGGAACGCGGTCACGACGTCCACTGTTACTGTGCCGGGTTCTGGGCGGGCGAGGAGTCGACGTTCGAACGGGACGGAATCACCTATCACGCGGTTTCGACGGGTCCCGAGGCCCGGAGTTCGTTCCTCTTCCGACTCCCGTTCGTCCTCGCGGCTTCGAACCCGGACGTGATCCACGTCAGCGCGGAGCCCCCGAGTCAGGTCACCGCGGCCAAGTGGGGCGCGACGCTGTCGCGCTCGCCGCTCGTCCTCGAGTGGTACGGCGACGGCGGCGTCCTGAATACGCGGGGGAGCCGGTTCGCGACGGGCCGACCTGACCGGATCGTCACGCCGTCGGAGCTGGTCGGGACGTGGGTCCGCGAACTCGGTGCGAACGGCGATATCGTCGAGACGATTCCGAACCCGATCGACTGCGAACGGATCCGGGACGTCGAACCGGGCGATGAAGTCGACGTGATCTACTCCCGACGACTCGACGGGGGTGCCAACCTCGAGAGCCTGCTGTTGGCGCTGGCCGAACACAGGGGTCGCGACTGGGAGGCGAAAATCGTCGGCGACGGCCCCGAGCGGGAGGCCTACGAGGAACTCGCGAGCGACCTTCGGATCGCGGATCGCGTGACGTTCGCGGGCGATCTCGACCTCGAGGAACGGATCGCGGCCTATCGCGGGGCGCACGTCTTCGCGCAGACGGCCGACCACTGCGTCTTTCCGACGGAGATGCTGTGGGCGATCGCCGCCGGCTGTGTGGGCATCGTGGAGTACCACGCGAACTCGAGCGCCCACGAACTCGTCGAGGGCTGGGATCGAGGGTTCCGGACGACCAGCGAGGACGAACTCGCGGCGGCGATCCTCGAGGCGGGCGACCTCGAACATCGCACGTACGACGAGGCGTTCGAGGAGTACGACCGGTCGGCGGTGGGTGAGCAGTATCTCGAGCTATATCGGACCTTACAGGACGAACACGGCGTTCTGTAG
- a CDS encoding S9 family peptidase — translation MSGYDIERYLNVRSAYGASFGPDGERLSFLMNTTGTSQVWTLEEPRGWPEQRTFYEEQVSFASWSPERPELIFGMDEGGNERAQLFRLDAETGKIETLTAMPDAKHRWGGWSHDGDRFAFTSNRRDESVFDVYVQGRNERGDDAELVYEGDGWLSLSGWSPDDSRLLVSQAYSNFDQDLYVLDLEAGEPDIEHLTPHDGDVRYQSASWAPDGEGVYLVTDDGEADTLYLAYLDLESGDIQTVIDEDGWNVDGIALDDDTGRFVCSRNVEGYTELTVGEFDADDPTAFETFPEPDLPGGISGGVSFGPDAERFALSTSGDTVNTNVFVVDLESGAAERWTSAPTAGIPRESFDGSDLVSVESFDGLEVPGFLSLPDDHEEGETPVIVDIHGGPESQRRPSFSSVKQYFLDRGYAYFEPNVRGSSGYGSDYASLDDVENRMDSVADIEACVEWLQDHPAVDPDRIAAKGGSYGGFMVLAALTEYPDLWAAGIDVVGIANFVTFLENTGDWRRELREAEYGSLADDREFLEEISPINNVERIEAPLFVLHGENDPRVPVGEAEQIAEKAAEQGVPVRKLIFEDEGHGFSKLENRIEAYSEIAEFLDEHV, via the coding sequence ATGAGCGGTTACGACATCGAGCGCTATCTCAACGTTCGTAGCGCCTACGGCGCCTCGTTCGGCCCCGACGGTGAACGGCTCTCCTTCCTAATGAACACGACCGGGACCTCGCAGGTCTGGACCCTCGAGGAGCCCCGGGGCTGGCCCGAGCAGCGGACCTTTTACGAGGAGCAGGTGAGCTTCGCATCGTGGTCGCCCGAGCGACCGGAACTGATCTTCGGGATGGACGAAGGTGGCAACGAGCGCGCCCAGCTGTTCCGTCTCGACGCCGAGACGGGGAAGATCGAGACCCTCACCGCGATGCCCGACGCGAAACACCGCTGGGGTGGCTGGAGTCACGACGGCGATCGGTTCGCCTTCACCTCGAATCGCCGCGACGAGTCCGTCTTCGACGTCTACGTGCAGGGTCGCAACGAACGGGGCGACGACGCGGAACTCGTCTACGAGGGCGACGGCTGGCTCTCGCTGTCGGGCTGGAGCCCCGACGACTCCCGCCTGCTCGTTTCGCAGGCTTACTCCAACTTCGACCAGGACCTGTACGTCCTCGACCTCGAGGCCGGCGAGCCGGACATCGAGCACCTCACGCCTCACGATGGCGACGTCCGCTACCAGAGCGCGAGCTGGGCACCCGACGGCGAGGGGGTTTACCTCGTGACCGACGATGGCGAGGCCGACACGCTCTATCTGGCGTATCTCGACCTCGAGAGCGGTGACATTCAAACCGTTATCGACGAGGATGGATGGAACGTCGACGGCATCGCGCTGGACGACGACACCGGCCGGTTCGTCTGCTCGCGGAACGTCGAAGGCTACACCGAGTTGACCGTCGGGGAGTTCGACGCCGACGACCCCACGGCGTTCGAGACGTTTCCGGAACCCGACCTGCCCGGCGGGATCTCCGGCGGCGTGAGCTTCGGTCCCGACGCCGAGCGGTTCGCCCTCTCGACGTCCGGCGACACCGTCAACACGAACGTCTTCGTGGTCGACCTCGAGAGCGGCGCGGCCGAACGGTGGACGAGCGCGCCGACGGCGGGCATCCCTCGCGAGTCGTTCGACGGCTCCGATCTCGTCAGCGTCGAGAGCTTCGACGGGCTCGAGGTGCCCGGCTTTCTGTCCCTTCCCGACGACCACGAGGAGGGAGAAACGCCGGTCATCGTCGACATCCACGGCGGTCCAGAGAGTCAACGCCGACCATCGTTCTCGAGCGTCAAACAGTACTTCCTCGACCGTGGCTACGCCTACTTCGAACCGAACGTCCGCGGCTCGTCGGGCTATGGCTCGGACTACGCAAGCCTCGACGACGTCGAGAACCGGATGGATTCGGTCGCCGACATCGAGGCGTGCGTCGAGTGGCTGCAAGATCATCCGGCCGTCGATCCCGACCGAATCGCCGCCAAGGGCGGCTCCTACGGCGGCTTCATGGTACTCGCCGCGCTGACAGAGTATCCCGACCTCTGGGCCGCCGGGATCGACGTCGTCGGCATCGCGAACTTCGTCACCTTTCTCGAGAACACGGGCGACTGGCGACGAGAACTCCGCGAGGCGGAGTACGGGTCGCTCGCGGACGATCGCGAGTTCCTCGAAGAGATCTCGCCGATCAACAACGTCGAGCGGATCGAAGCGCCGCTGTTCGTCCTCCACGGCGAGAACGATCCCCGCGTCCCGGTCGGCGAGGCCGAACAGATCGCCGAGAAAGCGGCCGAGCAGGGCGTTCCAGTCCGGAAACTGATCTTCGAGGACGAGGGCCACGGCTTCTCGAAGCTCGAGAACCGCATCGAGGCCTACTCCGAAATCGCGGAGTTCCTCGACGAACACGTCTGA
- a CDS encoding NAD(P)-dependent glycerol-1-phosphate dehydrogenase, which yields MFEKSTWIRLPRNVVVGHGVRDEVVDVVDDLHLQGRPLFVTSPTPRTVAADPIAADFEAAGIDPAIVTIEKATFDAVERVIETAEAEEASYLVGIGGGKAIDIAKLASHHLDMGFLSVPTAASHDGIVSNRGSVPDGDSRHSVAAEPPLAVVADTGILADAPWELTTAGCADIISNYTAVMDWRLANRLKNVEYSEYAAALSEMTAEILVDNADLIRPGLEESAWVVTKALMSSGVAMSIAGSSRPASGAEHLFSHQLDRLAPDAALHGHQVGVGSIMTAYLHGGDQGIWRDIRDALSSIDAPTTAAELGIDDETVLEALTTCHEIRDRYTILGDGMNERAARDVATKTGVID from the coding sequence ATGTTCGAGAAGTCGACGTGGATCCGCCTTCCGCGAAACGTCGTCGTCGGCCACGGCGTCCGCGACGAGGTCGTCGACGTAGTCGACGATCTCCACCTCCAGGGGCGGCCGCTGTTCGTCACGAGTCCGACGCCCCGAACCGTCGCCGCAGATCCCATCGCGGCCGACTTCGAGGCCGCCGGGATCGATCCCGCGATCGTCACGATCGAGAAAGCGACCTTCGACGCCGTCGAACGGGTGATCGAAACCGCCGAGGCCGAGGAGGCCTCCTACCTCGTCGGGATCGGCGGCGGGAAGGCCATCGACATCGCGAAACTGGCAAGCCACCACCTCGATATGGGCTTTCTCTCGGTGCCGACTGCAGCGAGCCACGACGGAATCGTCAGCAATCGCGGCTCCGTCCCGGACGGCGATTCCCGCCACAGCGTCGCCGCCGAACCGCCGCTGGCGGTCGTCGCTGACACGGGGATTCTCGCCGACGCGCCGTGGGAACTGACGACCGCCGGCTGTGCCGACATCATCTCCAACTACACCGCGGTGATGGACTGGCGGCTCGCCAATCGACTGAAGAACGTCGAGTACTCCGAGTACGCCGCCGCGCTCTCGGAGATGACCGCCGAGATTCTCGTCGACAACGCGGATCTCATCCGGCCGGGGCTTGAGGAGTCCGCCTGGGTCGTCACCAAGGCGCTCATGTCCTCGGGCGTCGCGATGAGCATCGCCGGCTCCTCGCGGCCGGCGAGCGGGGCCGAACACCTCTTCTCCCACCAGCTCGACCGGCTGGCACCCGACGCGGCTCTCCACGGCCACCAGGTCGGCGTCGGGTCGATCATGACTGCGTATCTCCACGGCGGGGATCAGGGCATCTGGCGCGACATCCGAGACGCCCTCTCGAGTATCGACGCGCCGACGACCGCCGCGGAACTGGGAATCGACGACGAGACCGTGCTGGAGGCGTTGACGACCTGCCACGAGATTCGTGACCGGTACACGATCCTCGGCGACGGGATGAACGAGCGGGCCGCTCGGGACGTGGCGACGAAGACCGGCGTCATCGACTGA
- a CDS encoding NAD-dependent epimerase/dehydratase family protein yields the protein MDSALVIGGTRFIGRHLVDDLLDHAYDVTIFTRGNRENPFADDDRVDHIEGDRTNDTALEAAATTVDPDAVFDCVAYHPKDVRAATRIFADCEAYVYVSSGAAYGREAIPKREDETPLHPCTADQATDDSFETYGNRKAEGDRAVFAAAEDGIRAMAVRPPIVYGPHDYTERLDWWIDRVNRFDRVVIPGDGTNLRHRVYVEDVASALRIVAEGGTAGEAYNVGDRRLVTLEEMVDLIANALDTDVDLVHAGPRELAAGELELDDYPLYRTYPHVLSTAKLAALGWESTPLEEAMGRSVDAHLDSDRDGDDTGPDREAEERVLGILETL from the coding sequence ATGGACAGCGCACTCGTAATTGGCGGCACTCGCTTCATCGGCCGCCACCTCGTCGACGACCTGCTGGACCACGCATACGACGTGACGATCTTCACCCGTGGCAATCGCGAGAACCCGTTCGCGGACGACGATCGGGTCGACCACATCGAGGGCGACCGCACGAACGACACTGCGCTCGAAGCGGCGGCGACGACCGTCGATCCCGACGCCGTCTTCGACTGCGTCGCCTACCACCCCAAAGACGTCCGCGCCGCGACCCGGATCTTCGCGGACTGCGAGGCCTACGTGTACGTCTCGAGCGGGGCGGCCTACGGTCGCGAAGCGATCCCGAAGCGCGAAGACGAGACGCCGTTGCACCCGTGTACAGCCGATCAAGCGACCGACGATTCCTTCGAAACCTACGGCAACCGGAAGGCCGAGGGTGACCGGGCAGTGTTCGCAGCGGCCGAGGACGGGATCCGCGCCATGGCGGTTCGACCGCCCATCGTCTACGGCCCGCACGACTACACCGAGCGGCTGGACTGGTGGATCGACCGCGTGAACCGCTTCGACCGGGTCGTGATCCCCGGCGACGGGACGAACCTCCGACACCGCGTCTACGTCGAGGACGTCGCCAGCGCCCTGCGAATCGTCGCCGAAGGGGGGACGGCCGGCGAGGCCTACAACGTCGGCGACCGGCGGCTCGTCACGCTCGAGGAGATGGTCGATCTGATCGCGAACGCTCTCGATACCGACGTCGATCTCGTCCACGCCGGCCCGCGCGAACTCGCGGCCGGCGAGCTCGAACTCGACGACTACCCGCTCTACCGGACGTATCCGCACGTCCTCTCGACCGCGAAACTGGCCGCGCTGGGCTGGGAGTCGACGCCGCTCGAAGAGGCGATGGGGCGGTCGGTCGACGCACACCTCGACAGCGACCGGGACGGTGACGACACCGGCCCCGATCGGGAGGCCGAGGAGCGCGTTCTCGGGATTCTCGAAACGCTCTGA
- a CDS encoding GIY-YIG nuclease family protein, with protein sequence MTGTYVLVIGVTEATTIEVGALGDREFTAGTYAYVGSAFGRGGFSRIDRHRELAAGDRETRHWHIDYLLGDSGTRLETAITFPDADRECELAGSLPGTPVPDFGASDCDCGSHLLGPSDTDTVIDATVGAGGIVDG encoded by the coding sequence ATGACCGGGACGTACGTCCTCGTGATCGGAGTGACGGAGGCGACGACTATCGAGGTCGGTGCGCTCGGAGACCGGGAGTTCACCGCAGGCACGTACGCCTACGTCGGGAGCGCGTTCGGCCGCGGTGGATTCAGTCGGATCGATCGCCACCGCGAGCTCGCCGCCGGCGATCGCGAGACGCGCCACTGGCACATCGATTACCTGCTCGGAGATTCCGGGACCCGACTCGAGACCGCGATCACGTTCCCCGACGCCGACCGGGAGTGTGAACTCGCGGGATCGCTTCCCGGAACGCCGGTTCCCGACTTCGGGGCGTCGGACTGTGACTGCGGCTCGCACCTCCTCGGGCCGTCGGACACCGATACCGTCATCGATGCAACAGTCGGTGCCGGCGGCATCGTCGACGGATAA
- a CDS encoding peroxidase-related enzyme (This protein belongs to a clade of uncharacterized proteins related to peroxidases such as the alkylhydroperoxidase AhpD.), translating into MANSDSDAESASDPDPELSDDAMARFPVPEFDDLPEDLQDRIAEETDRAGFTPNVFSAFAYKPSHFRAFFQYHDALVEDTALEREEIEMIVVAVSGVNHCYYCNVAHGALVRIYAEDPTLADQLVANYRTADINDAHRTMLDVAVTLTERPTEVEPADLEALRDAGFSEEAIWDIAAVTAYYNMSNRMATFAEMRPNDEFHTLGRE; encoded by the coding sequence ATGGCCAATTCAGATTCCGACGCCGAGTCAGCGAGCGATCCCGACCCCGAACTCAGCGACGACGCGATGGCCCGGTTCCCCGTTCCGGAATTCGACGACCTCCCCGAAGATCTCCAAGATCGAATCGCGGAGGAAACCGACCGCGCCGGGTTCACCCCGAACGTGTTCTCGGCGTTCGCGTACAAGCCTTCCCACTTCCGGGCGTTCTTCCAGTATCACGACGCGCTCGTCGAGGACACGGCCCTCGAGCGCGAGGAGATCGAGATGATCGTCGTCGCCGTCTCCGGCGTCAATCACTGTTATTACTGCAACGTCGCCCACGGGGCGCTGGTTCGAATCTACGCCGAGGATCCGACGCTGGCCGACCAGCTGGTCGCGAACTACCGGACCGCGGACATCAACGACGCCCATCGAACGATGCTCGACGTCGCGGTCACGCTCACCGAACGGCCGACCGAGGTCGAACCGGCGGATCTCGAGGCGCTACGCGACGCCGGCTTCAGCGAGGAAGCGATCTGGGACATCGCGGCCGTCACCGCCTACTACAACATGAGCAATCGCATGGCGACGTTCGCCGAGATGCGGCCGAACGACGAGTTCCACACGCTCGGCCGCGAGTGA